The following nucleotide sequence is from Chaetodon auriga isolate fChaAug3 chromosome 19, fChaAug3.hap1, whole genome shotgun sequence.
CTCTGAGTTAAACCAGAGGGAACATTTCCAACCCGTCTCACTTACCTACAAATGTACTGAATTTAACTCAGGTCCTCGTCATTATTTCAGGATTAGGAAAAAGTACGTAAATGATACTATCATTACAATACAGACTACTCTGCATTTAGTCACGGTTACTGTCACGTGGTTAAGATGGGTGACGGTGGTGAGATAGAAAATACAGAGTCCACTGTGGCAGGGCACGAGGAGCATTTGAACATGTTACTGGTCCTAAAGTCAACTATGAAGCCAGATAAACAGCTCGTCTCTGGAAGAAGGTCAGGAGAAAGGAAACTGAAGCCAGGTGTCAGGTGGTGGAAGCTGCCGTAGAACTGAAGCAGGATGGGAGTCTTAACTCAGGTTCTGTGGCTGGTGGGTGCGACCGGTGGGGCAGACTTCGAGCTTTTGTAGTTTCTGTGTTTGGGTGAAGCGAGAGAAAGAATTcacatctttgttttctttgctcacAGTCGTGCACAGAGAAGGAAAGATGAGCAGGGCGGGCCGAAAGCTGCAGCCTCGTCTGCAAAGTTAGTGTTTGGAAGTGGTGGGAGGGCGGACGAGCGAGGCTCAGACGCCGGAGGAGGTTCAGCTGACGTGGAGGGCGGCGAGCTTTAGGCCACATCCAGGACGCCAGCGGCCACCAGCTGTCTGGAAAGCCAATCCAGGCCCTCGTGGAGACCCATCCCGCTGCGGGCGTCGCAGCCCTGGATGTGCCAGCTCCTCCCGCAGCACAGCTTGTGTAGACTCAGCAGCTCCGTCATCTCCTCCACAGACACGGCGCCGGGAAcatcctgcaaacacacagagcggTGAGCAACGGCGAGGTTCCTGTCACCACAAACTCACCGTGAAATGACGCGTCTCTGTCCCACAGCGCTGAACACTGTGCGCGTTAGCGGTCCGCTACCTGTTTGTTGGCAAAGATGAGCAGCAGCGCGTCTCTGAGCTCCTTCTCCGTCAGCAGTTTGGCGAGCTCGCTGTGCGCCTCCATGAGCCGGTCCCTGTGGCAGCTGTCGATCACAAACACCACCGCTTCACCAGCacaagaggaagagcaggaagagcagCCACTGTTAGCTATCGTTCGCTCTCAAATATGACGCTGCTGCAAAATCCTCAAAAATTAAAGCGAGGCAGAGAAAAATAATTCCCAGATTTGAAGTGAAATCAGATCTAAAGGCTCTGCGTGCtaaatgtttttgatgtgcatcaaacaaacagaaaacagcttcagGCGATTTTCACTTACGTCATTTACACTGATGGATGATGGAGTTTGAAGGTGAAGCAAAGCTCTAAAAGCAGCATATAAATCATCCTCTGGTATGTTTAATATTATTTAATTGTATAATTAATGTGCTGCAGTAAGTATTTTTTGTGTGCTCTCATTCTGTGCAACATCAGTGAGCTTTGAAGGTAAAATGTTGCTAAAAATCAACAAGGGGAAACATGTTGAGCTCAGAAAAAGTCTCAGTAACTCCATCAAAATGAGTAAAAGTCTGCAGGATTTCTTGTCCTTGCACTATAAATGCTGCAGCACGCTGACATTCAGACAAAAGCACAGATTCAAAGTGTGCAGGACACAGAGGATACCTTGAGTGTTCAGGTAATAGTGTTTCCACAGAGGTCTGAGCTTATGCTTTCCGCCCACGTCCCAGATGGTGAATTTTAAGTTCTTATATTCCACCGTCTCCACGTTGAAACCTTGAAACAGAACGAAAACCAGCTTTATTTAGATCAAAGCTAAAGAGAAGCGTGTTGTGTGTCGTCACTGGAGGACTAAACTGACTCCACTGTAATCTTACCGATGGTCGGGATGGGCTGCATGAACTCATCCTGTTTCAGCTTGAAGAGGATGGTGGTCTTTCCAGCTCCGTCGAGCCCAAGCGTCACCACCCGGATCTCCATCTTTGGACCAATGTGGACCCGGTTGTCCTGAAAGAGTGACATGTTTAAATCAAACCTGAGCTCTCTGACATCACGCCGGGACTCAGTGCGGATCAGTGCGGATGTGCAGGATCAGCTGAGTGGGTGTGTACCTTTGTGAAGGTGACGGGGATGCCGGCGTCCAGCTGAATGTGGTCTGCCAGCTCTGtgaactgatgctgctgcttctgaaGCGTCTCCAGCAAACAGTTGATCTCCTGCTTTGCCAGCACGACTCTGCAGTCATCCTACAACAGGACAGAGGCGACATGCATCAGGCCCGTCGCCGCAGCGTGCGAGAGGCTTCGTCCGGATCTGGACCGGCCTTAGCGCGTCTCCTACCTGTTGGAGTGTTTTCTCACAGTGCAGGCAGGCGGTGGAGACCTGGGACAGCAGGATGGTcatgtcctcctgctgctgcctcagccaGATCAGCCTCTCCCTGACGTGGGCGTCCACCACGCTCAGCGCCATCTCCTCCTGCCGACACAGAGTCTCGTGGAGGTCTGCGAAGTAAGCTCGGACGCAGGAACGAGCGCTCTCTGCCGTGCCGGGGACCTGACGAAGACACAGGATTAACGTTAGTGCTGGAAGGAAAGCTCAACGATGTGAGTTTTAGCCGAGGACGAGTCCCGTCTTACGTGTTCAGTGTGTGCCATGCCAACCCCGTCCTCGACGATCTGCTCTCCACCTTCGATCTGCTGCACGATGCCCACCAGCTTCCTCGAGTACTCGGACACTTCGTCCGTGAAGGTGCGGATGCAGTGGGCCATGTCCAGGATGGACGCACGGATCTGATTCGCTTCGGTCTCCAGAACAGCATGCTGGGAGGAAAGTTGACCACGTGAGCACGTGTCTTTGGATGAAGAGATCGAACGTGAAATGGTTACTGTAGCTTATCTTGACTACCTTATGTCCCTGGTGCTTGCCGTACTCcttgcacacacagcacatgagGGGCCCGGACTGACAGGCCTCCTCCAGGCAGACGAACTCGATGGCGTGGACCTGATGCTGCGGGCACAGGGTCTTCTCGTGAGGCTTGTCCGCCAGCGGCACCCGGCGGTGTTTGGCCAGCGTGCGGGTGGAGTGGGTGAGCTGGGAGCACTCGGCACACAGGTGGGTGGCACACACGGTGCAGTACATGGAGGCCGTGTGGCTCTCGTCCTCGTCGCACCGAATGATGCACTAGACCAAGAGAAGAACGGTGAACGGAAGGTGCAGCAGGTGCGAGGGACACTTTGCAGAACAGTAACAGCACAGGTGTCTTACTTCTCCCATGCCTTTCAGGGCGTCCTCCGCCATCCCCGACTGGTTGGTGGCTCCATTCTGGAGTCGCTCCAACAGTTCGAGCAGAGCAAAGTTCTTCTTCAGACCCCAAACTCCAGAGTCCCCTAAACAAGAAggtgaagacaaaaaaaaaaaagaatgaaagagtCAGCTGGATCCACCGAGGGAAATTcttgtgtcacagcagcagaacacacaaagtaaacagaATAGCAGAACAAATGGCCAATTCAAAGGAAAGAGGCCTAAAGCTGCAGATAACTCAGACAGGAGATggacataataaaaacacagtcacatgatAACGATGAGCATCATCGTGTCCACGCAGTCCTCCTCTTACTCACCCAGCTCAGTGACCTGTCTGTCGAAGGGGCAGCGGACCGCTCGGCCATGGAGGGGCAGCCGGGTGAGACAGTCATGGCACACCGTGTGTCCACAGAGCAAGAGACGGGGGACCTTGTCTCCTTGGAGGGAGAAGACGTCCTCACACACGCCACACTCGAGCACCTGTGATGAATACACACCTGGGATGAATACACAACCACAGAAGGATCCTGTGTGCCTGCTGCAGGGAGGGAGCTGCTGTCACCTTGACGCGCAGGATTTCAGATGGTGACCCCCCCATGATGCCTGCCAGGGCTCTTTAAATACCTACGCTGGTGTTTGCTGAACACAGCGTTAACAGAGGCCGGTTTGAACTTGCACGCCACAGTCTTTTAACAGCGATCACGGTGCTGAGCCGCGCTgccacacagaggagctgcagtcaAGCTAAAGCGCAGCTAACGATGGCAAACCTTCAGCGCTGTTAGCATgttacagacacaaacatcagcCTGGTGCTTTCATGTCAAACTAGTTTACTTGATTGTGATATAAGCAGGcaatattattatttctgttcaGCTTTCAAACGCGGCTTATCTCGAATCTGGATGACTGTTTGGGGTCCAGTGCCACCGACGCCAACGCAGCAGCGTTCACCCAAAAATCAGAAGCCACGAAAGCTAGCCTGCTGCCGATGCTTCGTGCAAGCTAACCGAACAACTTGATCACTGTGAGCATAATGTGGCCGCGGATTTTAGTAATAAAGGCACAACCTTAACGGTGTTTCCAGTCGCTCCCCTCCCGTGTCGGATACACGGCTCCATCGTCGCTACGGCACTCTGCTTGTttattcctgctgctgcagcggccATTCTTGGACGACAGcgcagaggagagagcaggtgCGAGAGCACAATCCCGCAAGTACTTCCGGTTTCGCTCTCTTCGCCTTTTTAGCATACAATGTCATTCTGTCggcctttgtgttttgtttttttttccgtcAGGGTTCAATGACCTTAAATTGTAGTTTCTCCTCACGATACCGGTTGTGTAACAAACATTTTTGCTTCTCACTTGTAGCAAGAAACATTGTGATGTCGCCTACTTCCTGCTTTGAAGCGCATGCGCAGTACCACAAAGTAtttcttgtatttgttttaaGCGTAGGCATAATATGGTTTTAAGGTCCCATAATGAACTTTTCTAACTTTTCTGAAAGAGGTCAAtttcaaccaaaacaaaaacaacggTGAACAGCAACAATTCAAAAAGTGCAAGACAGTATAAGAGTGCACAGAGTACTGGAATAAAGAGTGAATGGGTACTGAAATGCTACCCAACAGTTTAAGCAAGTATAGACGAAACAATAATCAATT
It contains:
- the trim23 gene encoding E3 ubiquitin-protein ligase TRIM23; this encodes MAAAAAGINKQSAVATMEPCIRHGRGATGNTVKVLECGVCEDVFSLQGDKVPRLLLCGHTVCHDCLTRLPLHGRAVRCPFDRQVTELGDSGVWGLKKNFALLELLERLQNGATNQSGMAEDALKGMGECIIRCDEDESHTASMYCTVCATHLCAECSQLTHSTRTLAKHRRVPLADKPHEKTLCPQHQVHAIEFVCLEEACQSGPLMCCVCKEYGKHQGHKHAVLETEANQIRASILDMAHCIRTFTDEVSEYSRKLVGIVQQIEGGEQIVEDGVGMAHTEHVPGTAESARSCVRAYFADLHETLCRQEEMALSVVDAHVRERLIWLRQQQEDMTILLSQVSTACLHCEKTLQQDDCRVVLAKQEINCLLETLQKQQHQFTELADHIQLDAGIPVTFTKDNRVHIGPKMEIRVVTLGLDGAGKTTILFKLKQDEFMQPIPTIGFNVETVEYKNLKFTIWDVGGKHKLRPLWKHYYLNTQAVVFVIDSCHRDRLMEAHSELAKLLTEKELRDALLLIFANKQDVPGAVSVEEMTELLSLHKLCCGRSWHIQGCDARSGMGLHEGLDWLSRQLVAAGVLDVA